Below is a window of Mycobacterium dioxanotrophicus DNA.
CGCTCAACTCGGGGTTCCGGTGGCCGCCGCGACGCTGGGCACCGAACAGCATCTGCTGAAGCCGGGCGAGGGGTCGGCGATGATGCTCGGCGCGCTCATCACCATCGCCACGACGTCGGTCGCCGGAGCGCTGGCCGCCCGGTCAGCGGCCGCGAAGCGGCCACCGCCGGCCGGGCCGCCACCCAACGCGCCCCCGGCAGCGGCGCCGCCGACATCCTGAACTCAGGGTTTGGCGAACCCGGCTTTGGCAAGTGCCTTTTGTCCGGCCTCACCCGTGACCAGGTCGACGAAGCGTTGGGCCGCCGCGCTGTGCTTCGACTGCTTGAGCACCGCGATCGGGTAGGTGTTGACGGCCTGAGCGGCTTCGGGGAACGACACAGCGGTCACCTTGTCGCCCGCGCCGGCGGCGTCGGTGACATAGACGACGCCCGCATCGGCTTGGCCCGTGGTGACCTTGTTGAGCACGTCGGTCACGGACGACTCCTCACTGACGGGCGCCAGCGTGACACCCATGGACTGCTCGACCTTCTGTGTCGCCCCGCCGCACGGCACCGGCGGGGCGCACACCACCACGCTGACCCCGGGTTTGGTCAGATCGCGAAATGACGTGATGCCCTTGGGGTTTCCCGGCGCTACCGCGATGGTCAGCGTGTTGGTGGCGAAGTTGACGGGGTTGCCTGCGAGCAGGCCCGCCTGGGCGGCCTTGTCCATGTTGCGCGTGTCGGCCGAGGCGAACACGTCCGCGGTGGCGCCCTGGGTGAGCTGCGTGACCAGGTCCGAGGACCCCGCGAAGGAGAACTCCACGGAGGAGCCAGGGTTGTCGGTCTTGTACT
It encodes the following:
- the modA gene encoding molybdate ABC transporter substrate-binding protein; translation: MTRVRALAVAGVLALAVATACQSNSASSPSSSASGDAITVFAAASLKSAFTDIADQYKTDNPGSSVEFSFAGSSDLVTQLTQGATADVFASADTRNMDKAAQAGLLAGNPVNFATNTLTIAVAPGNPKGITSFRDLTKPGVSVVVCAPPVPCGGATQKVEQSMGVTLAPVSEESSVTDVLNKVTTGQADAGVVYVTDAAGAGDKVTAVSFPEAAQAVNTYPIAVLKQSKHSAAAQRFVDLVTGEAGQKALAKAGFAKP